One region of Natronorubrum aibiense genomic DNA includes:
- the hisC gene encoding histidinol-phosphate transaminase, with translation MKPRDLSDHVAYEAGRGIEEVARELGRDPSELIKLASNENPHGPSPAAAVAIREAASSISSYPKAAHADLTAAVAEHWAVDDEQVWLANGGDGAIDYLHRATLEPDDTILVPTPGFAYYGMSSRFHHGDVREYALERETDFEQTADTVLEAYDGDRIVWITSPHNPTGSTMALEEIDLLADETDEDTLVVVDEAYGEFADGESALSLTEGRNGFDARDDVAVLRTFSKAYGLAGVRLGYAVVPDAWADAYARVNTPFAASELACRAGLAAIDDEEHVDRTVETTLESRAYMHEAIDAHVWESEGNFVLVDVGDATAVAEEMQARGVIVRDCSSFGLPGCIRITCGTDDETDRAVETLNDVLADLERDTDSEVADT, from the coding sequence ATGAAACCGCGAGACCTGTCCGATCACGTCGCCTACGAGGCGGGTCGAGGGATCGAGGAAGTCGCCCGCGAACTCGGGCGCGATCCCTCGGAGCTGATCAAACTCGCCTCCAACGAAAACCCCCACGGTCCCTCCCCTGCAGCCGCCGTGGCCATTCGTGAGGCCGCCTCGAGCATCAGCTCCTATCCGAAAGCCGCCCACGCAGATCTCACCGCCGCTGTCGCCGAGCACTGGGCCGTCGACGACGAGCAGGTCTGGCTCGCAAACGGCGGCGACGGGGCCATCGACTACCTCCACCGGGCCACCCTCGAGCCCGACGATACCATTCTCGTCCCGACGCCCGGTTTCGCCTACTACGGGATGAGTTCCCGGTTCCACCACGGCGACGTCCGGGAGTACGCCCTCGAGCGCGAGACCGACTTCGAGCAGACGGCCGACACCGTCCTCGAGGCCTACGACGGCGACCGGATCGTCTGGATCACGAGCCCGCACAATCCCACCGGGTCGACGATGGCGCTCGAAGAGATCGATCTGCTCGCCGACGAAACCGACGAGGACACGCTGGTCGTCGTCGACGAGGCCTACGGCGAATTCGCCGACGGCGAGAGCGCCCTCTCACTGACTGAGGGGCGAAACGGGTTCGATGCCCGCGACGACGTGGCCGTCCTGCGGACGTTCTCGAAGGCCTACGGGCTGGCCGGCGTTCGTCTCGGCTATGCCGTCGTTCCGGACGCATGGGCCGATGCCTACGCCCGCGTGAACACTCCCTTCGCAGCGAGCGAACTCGCCTGCCGGGCCGGACTGGCCGCGATCGACGACGAGGAACACGTCGATCGCACCGTCGAGACGACCCTCGAGTCCCGAGCGTACATGCACGAGGCGATCGACGCCCACGTCTGGGAGAGCGAGGGCAACTTCGTGCTCGTCGACGTCGGCGACGCGACGGCTGTCGCCGAAGAAATGCAAGCGCGTGGCGTCATCGTTCGTGACTGCTCGAGTTTCGGCTTGCCGGGCTGTATTCGGATCACCTGCGGAACCGATGACGAGACCGACCGCGCCGTCGAGACGCTCAACGACGTCCTCGCCGACCTAGAACGCGACACTGACTCGGAGGTGGCCGATACGTGA
- a CDS encoding multidrug transporter, which translates to MASGYTDQSAVVTAFGLLIAIVAVVGTQVFGWEWGGGQLVPTLIGVVVAGIAILVVFRGFLRYSNN; encoded by the coding sequence ATGGCTTCCGGATACACAGATCAGTCGGCTGTGGTCACCGCATTCGGACTCCTCATCGCCATCGTCGCAGTCGTCGGAACGCAGGTGTTCGGTTGGGAGTGGGGTGGTGGCCAACTCGTGCCGACGCTCATCGGTGTCGTCGTTGCTGGGATTGCGATACTGGTCGTCTTCAGGGGATTCCTGCGCTACAGTAACAACTGA
- the ligA gene encoding ATP-dependent DNA ligase LigA, translating to MEFATFADRAAAIDAESADLEIVAHVRDLLENANDDLEIVARFVQGRVFPAWRSRTLDIGPNTCYEAIARAAGTNVSADDVEERLAEVGEIGEVAAGYDFGGQQGLGAFTEDGASDPLTVSEVFETLSELAAAEGSGSQDRKVDLLFGLFNRCESAEARYLARLVLSEMRIGVGEGAVRDAISEAFDVPGERVERALQVSNDYGQVARVARDDGLEGLDAMDLEVGRPVQAMLAQAGTVTDALEEWDEAAVEWKYDGARVQLHHDPGNGADAAATRVFSRNMEDVTDALPEVVEFAEATLAEPAILDGEVVAVDDEGAPLPFQEVLKRFRRKHDVAKAREAVEVRPVFFDCLHAAGDDLLEEPLTARHDRLEALLADDQTQDPETVDGLSLCWRTDDPETIESIDADALEAGHEGIMLKDPESTYSPGRRGKHWRKRKPDVETLDCIVTGAKWGEGRRATFLGTFELSVRAGDELETVGKVATGITDEKLEALTDLLEPHITAENGQEVDVAPEIVFEVGYEEIQTSPTYSSGYALRFPRFQGVRHDKDPADADSLERLERLRET from the coding sequence ATGGAGTTCGCCACGTTCGCCGACCGTGCCGCTGCGATCGACGCCGAATCCGCCGATCTCGAGATCGTCGCCCACGTCAGGGATCTCCTCGAGAACGCGAACGACGACCTCGAGATCGTCGCCCGCTTCGTGCAGGGCCGGGTGTTTCCGGCTTGGCGATCGAGAACGCTCGATATCGGGCCGAACACCTGCTACGAGGCGATCGCTCGCGCCGCGGGGACGAACGTCAGCGCCGACGACGTCGAGGAACGACTCGCCGAGGTCGGCGAGATCGGCGAGGTAGCGGCCGGCTACGACTTCGGCGGCCAGCAGGGGCTGGGTGCGTTCACCGAGGACGGCGCGAGTGACCCGCTGACCGTCAGCGAGGTCTTCGAGACGCTCTCAGAACTGGCCGCCGCCGAAGGGTCGGGCAGTCAGGATCGAAAGGTCGACCTCCTCTTCGGGCTGTTCAACCGCTGTGAAAGCGCCGAAGCCCGATATCTCGCCCGCCTCGTGCTCTCGGAGATGCGCATCGGCGTCGGTGAGGGGGCGGTCCGCGACGCCATCAGCGAGGCCTTCGACGTGCCAGGCGAGCGCGTCGAACGCGCGCTGCAGGTGTCGAACGACTACGGGCAGGTCGCTCGAGTGGCCCGCGACGACGGCCTCGAGGGGCTGGACGCGATGGACCTCGAGGTCGGCCGACCCGTGCAGGCGATGCTCGCTCAGGCCGGGACCGTCACCGACGCGCTCGAGGAGTGGGACGAGGCTGCCGTCGAGTGGAAGTACGACGGGGCTCGCGTTCAGTTGCACCACGATCCCGGAAACGGCGCAGACGCGGCTGCCACCCGTGTCTTCTCGCGGAACATGGAGGACGTCACCGACGCACTGCCGGAGGTCGTCGAGTTCGCCGAGGCGACGCTCGCAGAACCCGCGATTCTCGACGGCGAGGTCGTCGCCGTCGACGACGAGGGCGCGCCGCTGCCGTTCCAAGAGGTGCTCAAACGCTTCCGGCGGAAACACGACGTCGCGAAGGCACGGGAAGCCGTCGAGGTCCGGCCGGTCTTCTTCGACTGTCTGCATGCTGCCGGCGACGATCTGCTCGAGGAACCGCTGACGGCGCGCCACGACCGACTCGAGGCCCTGCTTGCCGACGACCAGACGCAGGACCCCGAGACCGTCGACGGCCTCTCCCTGTGCTGGCGCACCGACGACCCCGAGACGATCGAGTCGATCGACGCCGACGCCCTCGAGGCCGGCCACGAGGGTATCATGCTCAAAGATCCCGAATCGACGTACTCGCCGGGACGACGGGGCAAACACTGGCGCAAACGCAAGCCCGACGTCGAAACGCTCGACTGTATCGTCACGGGGGCCAAGTGGGGCGAAGGCCGGCGCGCGACGTTCCTCGGCACGTTCGAACTCTCCGTACGCGCGGGCGATGAGCTAGAAACCGTCGGCAAAGTCGCGACCGGGATCACCGACGAGAAACTCGAGGCGCTAACGGACCTGCTCGAGCCTCACATCACTGCTGAGAACGGACAGGAGGTGGACGTAGCGCCCGAAATCGTCTTCGAAGTCGGCTACGAGGAGATCCAGACATCGCCGACGTACTCCTCGGGGTATGCGCTTCGCTTCCCGCGGTTCCAGGGGGTACGCCACGACAAAGATCCCGCTGATGCGGACAGCCTCGAGCGACTCGAGCGACTCCGTGAGACGTAA
- a CDS encoding TetR/AcrR family transcriptional regulator — protein sequence MDATYTALCKHGYASLRMQDIADESSKSKATLHYHYESKQDLLYAFLDYLTDSFAERIETLEGETPIAQLLSLIETSLEPTEDDGLKEFRTALLEIKAQGPYDDRFRAELTAFDRLLHDRIRALLDDARDAGLVRDDTDPDETAEFIVTVLNGAQTRHVAVGHELECTRSMLETYICRQLLADDVDRTEVGFE from the coding sequence ATGGACGCGACCTACACTGCGTTGTGTAAACACGGCTACGCGTCGTTGCGGATGCAGGACATCGCAGACGAGTCGTCGAAGAGCAAAGCCACACTCCACTACCACTACGAGAGCAAGCAAGACCTCCTCTACGCCTTTCTCGACTACCTGACGGACTCCTTTGCCGAGCGAATCGAGACCCTCGAGGGCGAGACGCCGATCGCACAGTTGCTGTCGTTGATCGAGACGTCCCTCGAGCCGACTGAGGACGACGGGCTCAAGGAGTTCCGAACGGCGCTGCTCGAGATCAAAGCGCAAGGACCGTACGACGACCGATTTCGGGCCGAGTTGACGGCGTTCGATCGGTTACTCCACGATCGCATCCGAGCGCTGCTCGACGACGCACGGGACGCGGGACTCGTTCGAGACGATACCGATCCCGACGAGACGGCCGAGTTCATCGTCACGGTCCTGAACGGCGCACAGACGCGTCACGTGGCCGTTGGCCACGAACTCGAGTGTACGCGATCGATGCTCGAGACGTACATCTGTCGCCAACTGCTCGCGGACGACGTGGATCGGACGGAGGTCGGTTTCGAATGA
- a CDS encoding MATE family efflux transporter: protein MTVRDHIDAIFKSPDELDLTSGGIAKPLIYLSIPLIITNLLQVTYNLADTFWLGQHSTTSLAAISFAFPMVFFLIALALGVSVAGSVLVAQYTGAGRDDEATYAASQTVMYSVIASVALGAFGYVFAEDVIGLLGASDDVAPLVADYMEVYSLGLVAVFGFFVFLALMRGYGDTVTPMLVMFGSVVLNIVLDPFLIFGFEANPLFGYLSLRGLEAELLALTGYTGAGIEGAAIATVFSRALAFAVGLAIMFRGTHGVRIDVSQMRPDLEYARRLVDIGTPASVEGTARALSINLLLVIIAIFPETVVAAFGIGTRVFSVIFLPAIAFSQGIETMTGQNIGAGNRARAERTNHFGAKIMLVTLTALGGVVFLAAAPIVSIFTTDPAVVDEGATFLRYTALTFGFMGVMRAYSGGFRGAGKTLIAAAISILTLGVIRFPLAWLGAEYLGSDGVWLAFAVSTVIGGAIAYVWFTWVEWLDGTLASESVRPGPETTGDTAGDNVGGDD, encoded by the coding sequence ATGACCGTCCGGGACCACATCGATGCGATCTTCAAATCACCCGACGAACTCGACCTCACGTCCGGTGGGATCGCGAAGCCGCTGATCTACCTCTCGATTCCGCTCATTATCACGAACCTCCTGCAGGTCACCTACAACCTTGCGGACACGTTCTGGCTCGGTCAGCACAGCACGACCTCGCTCGCGGCGATCAGCTTCGCGTTCCCGATGGTGTTTTTCCTCATCGCGCTCGCACTCGGCGTCTCGGTGGCGGGGAGCGTCCTCGTCGCCCAGTACACCGGTGCCGGCAGGGACGACGAAGCGACGTACGCCGCCTCGCAGACGGTCATGTACTCGGTCATCGCCTCGGTCGCCCTCGGTGCGTTCGGCTACGTCTTCGCCGAAGACGTCATCGGGCTGCTCGGCGCGTCCGACGACGTCGCGCCGCTGGTCGCCGACTACATGGAAGTGTACTCGCTCGGACTGGTCGCCGTCTTCGGTTTCTTCGTCTTCCTCGCGCTCATGCGGGGCTACGGCGACACGGTGACGCCGATGCTCGTAATGTTCGGCTCGGTCGTGCTCAACATCGTCCTCGATCCGTTCCTCATCTTCGGGTTCGAAGCCAATCCGCTGTTCGGCTATCTGAGCCTGCGCGGTCTCGAGGCCGAGTTGCTCGCGCTCACCGGCTACACTGGCGCAGGGATCGAAGGGGCCGCGATCGCGACCGTCTTCTCCCGGGCGCTGGCGTTCGCTGTCGGCCTCGCGATCATGTTCCGTGGAACACACGGCGTCCGGATCGACGTCTCGCAGATGCGCCCTGACCTCGAGTACGCGCGACGGCTCGTCGACATCGGGACGCCGGCGTCCGTCGAGGGGACGGCGCGGGCGCTGTCGATCAACCTGCTGTTGGTCATCATCGCGATCTTCCCGGAGACGGTCGTCGCCGCGTTCGGGATCGGGACGCGGGTGTTTTCGGTCATCTTCCTTCCTGCGATCGCGTTCTCACAAGGGATCGAGACGATGACCGGCCAGAACATCGGTGCCGGGAACCGAGCGCGTGCGGAACGGACGAACCACTTCGGTGCGAAGATCATGCTGGTGACGCTGACCGCACTCGGCGGGGTCGTCTTCCTCGCGGCCGCACCGATCGTCTCGATTTTCACGACCGATCCCGCGGTCGTCGACGAGGGCGCAACCTTCCTTCGGTACACCGCCCTGACGTTCGGCTTCATGGGCGTGATGCGCGCCTACAGTGGCGGCTTCCGCGGGGCCGGAAAGACGCTCATCGCCGCCGCCATCTCCATTCTCACGCTCGGCGTGATCCGCTTCCCGCTCGCCTGGCTCGGCGCGGAGTATCTCGGCTCGGACGGCGTCTGGCTCGCCTTCGCCGTCTCGACCGTGATCGGTGGGGCGATCGCGTACGTCTGGTTCACCTGGGTGGAGTGGCTCGACGGGACCCTCGCCAGTGAGAGCGTTCGGCCCGGGCCCGAGACCACCGGCGACACGGCGGGCGACAACGTCGGCGGCGACGATTGA
- the cofD gene encoding 2-phospho-L-lactate transferase translates to MVTFLSGGTGTPKLLDGAAAAFSPEETTVVANTGDDIELGGLFVSPDVDTLLFQGGGVLDRETWWGIDGDTHRTNTALADIAAAAGLPEGPQYLPEDKQTAGREIANWRRFSGTPEFMTIGDRDRAVHITRTSLLDQGQTLSEATDRLADAFGLEVDLLPMSDDAVASLIHTDDGLMHFQEYWVAHRGEPSVETVEFRGSSTAEPAPGVLEALEDTVVVGPSNPVTSIGPMLTLPGVPETLSQTTVVAVSPFLGDDAFSGPAGDLMAAVDAEPGTEGLATAYPFADAFVIDENDDTAFECPTVRTDIRIDSPDDAARVSRAVADAIDLVT, encoded by the coding sequence ATGGTAACGTTCCTCTCAGGGGGCACCGGAACGCCGAAACTACTCGACGGTGCCGCCGCCGCGTTTTCGCCGGAGGAAACCACCGTCGTCGCCAACACCGGCGACGACATCGAGCTCGGCGGGCTGTTCGTCTCGCCGGACGTCGACACGCTGCTCTTTCAGGGTGGCGGGGTGCTCGACCGCGAGACGTGGTGGGGGATCGACGGCGACACGCATCGAACCAACACGGCGCTCGCTGATATCGCCGCCGCAGCCGGACTGCCCGAGGGGCCGCAGTATCTCCCCGAGGACAAACAGACTGCCGGCCGCGAGATTGCAAACTGGCGGCGCTTTTCGGGCACGCCCGAATTCATGACGATCGGCGACCGCGACCGCGCCGTCCACATCACGCGAACGAGCCTGCTCGATCAGGGGCAGACGCTGAGCGAGGCGACGGATCGACTCGCCGACGCCTTCGGCCTCGAAGTCGACCTGCTGCCGATGAGCGACGACGCCGTCGCGAGCCTCATCCACACCGACGACGGGCTGATGCACTTTCAGGAGTACTGGGTCGCCCACCGGGGCGAACCGTCCGTCGAGACCGTCGAATTCCGCGGGTCGTCGACCGCCGAGCCCGCACCGGGCGTCCTCGAGGCCCTCGAGGACACCGTCGTGGTCGGCCCCTCGAACCCCGTGACGAGCATCGGCCCGATGTTGACGCTGCCGGGCGTCCCCGAGACGCTCAGCCAGACGACGGTCGTCGCCGTCTCGCCGTTTCTCGGCGACGACGCGTTCTCCGGCCCCGCCGGTGACCTCATGGCAGCGGTGGACGCGGAACCGGGCACCGAGGGACTCGCGACTGCCTACCCCTTTGCCGACGCGTTCGTCATCGACGAGAACGACGACACGGCGTTCGAGTGTCCTACGGTTCGGACGGACATCCGTATCGACTCGCCTGACGACGCTGCTCGAGTCTCACGGGCGGTCGCCGACGCGATCGACCTCGTCACCTGA
- a CDS encoding beta/alpha barrel domain-containing protein → MFTPPLALASLSGEADADWARAGAHYAGAAFLGGIAIDDDSRAAARDLVARDRTEFLPDDPLAFIDRQLAALENVPIQPAFNVRSSTPEPIPDAARVCRGRDALLEVNAHCRQAELCAVGCGESLLRDGDRLREYVELAAETGATVGVKVRAEVPGVDLPALAQGLEAAGAAFVHVDAMDSESVVRDVVDATDLFVIANNGVRDAETVREYVDYGADAVSVGRPSDNPDVLARVLGAVEEQDGLEATSSQ, encoded by the coding sequence ATGTTCACGCCACCACTCGCACTCGCGAGTCTCAGCGGCGAAGCCGACGCCGACTGGGCCCGCGCCGGAGCCCACTACGCTGGCGCGGCGTTTCTCGGCGGGATCGCCATCGACGACGACTCGAGAGCGGCTGCCCGCGACCTCGTCGCCCGCGACCGCACCGAGTTCCTCCCCGACGATCCGCTCGCGTTCATCGATCGCCAGCTCGCCGCCCTTGAGAACGTCCCCATCCAGCCCGCGTTCAACGTCCGGAGCTCGACTCCCGAGCCGATCCCCGACGCGGCGCGAGTCTGTCGAGGTCGGGACGCGTTGCTCGAGGTCAACGCCCACTGCAGACAGGCCGAACTGTGTGCGGTCGGCTGTGGTGAGTCCCTCCTTCGGGACGGAGACCGGCTCCGTGAGTACGTCGAACTGGCAGCCGAAACCGGCGCGACCGTCGGCGTGAAAGTTCGGGCGGAGGTCCCCGGCGTCGACCTGCCGGCGCTTGCACAGGGGCTCGAGGCCGCGGGGGCGGCGTTCGTCCACGTCGACGCGATGGACAGCGAATCGGTCGTCCGCGACGTCGTCGACGCCACGGACCTGTTCGTCATCGCCAACAACGGCGTCCGCGACGCCGAGACCGTCCGGGAGTACGTCGACTACGGCGCCGACGCAGTCAGCGTGGGTCGACCAAGCGACAACCCGGACGTCTTGGCGCGCGTGCTCGGAGCCGTCGAAGAACAGGACGGCCTCGAGGCGACGTCCTCGCAGTAG
- a CDS encoding triphosphoribosyl-dephospho-CoA synthase: protein MRTPAQNAELALLLEVAGTPKPGNVDRHRDLEDLRFEHFLAGTVGARDGLELAANGSAVGPAFERAIEGMAEQGGGNTQFGALLLLVPLVRAARNDLSQPILEAVCEETTVADAAGFYRAFDHVDVFVGEPPTDMEPLDVRRGSDAIPALEDRGLTLLDVMDRSVPGDDVAREWTTGFERSFTAAERLADADSPLTDRAASVFLSLLAERPDTLVANRRGEAIAKEVTERAAELAERDAIETDRDAVEAFADELVERGVNPGTTADLTAAGLFIALQCEAICV, encoded by the coding sequence ATGCGAACGCCGGCGCAAAACGCTGAACTGGCACTCTTACTCGAGGTCGCGGGCACGCCCAAGCCGGGCAACGTCGACCGCCACCGCGACCTCGAGGACCTGCGATTCGAACACTTCCTCGCGGGGACGGTCGGCGCCCGCGACGGCCTCGAGCTGGCGGCGAACGGCAGCGCGGTCGGGCCAGCATTCGAGCGCGCGATCGAAGGCATGGCTGAACAGGGTGGGGGAAACACCCAGTTCGGGGCGCTGCTGTTGCTCGTCCCGTTGGTTCGGGCCGCCCGAAACGACCTCTCACAGCCGATCCTCGAAGCCGTCTGCGAGGAGACCACCGTCGCCGACGCGGCCGGCTTCTACCGCGCGTTCGACCACGTCGACGTCTTCGTCGGCGAGCCACCGACGGACATGGAACCACTCGACGTCCGCCGCGGCAGCGACGCGATTCCCGCACTCGAGGACCGTGGCCTGACACTTCTGGACGTGATGGACCGCAGCGTACCGGGCGACGACGTTGCCCGCGAGTGGACAACCGGCTTCGAGCGGTCGTTTACCGCCGCCGAACGCCTCGCCGACGCCGACAGCCCGCTGACGGACCGCGCCGCGAGCGTCTTTCTCTCCCTGCTCGCCGAGCGACCCGACACGCTCGTCGCGAACCGACGCGGTGAGGCCATCGCCAAGGAAGTGACCGAGCGTGCGGCCGAGCTGGCCGAACGGGATGCCATCGAAACCGACCGAGACGCTGTCGAGGCGTTCGCCGACGAACTCGTCGAGCGCGGGGTCAATCCCGGCACGAC